TGCGCCGGTCCTCGCGCGCGTCCTGTTCGTTGATCGCGAGCGTGGGGGAGAGGCGAATCAGCAGCGACGTCTGGTCGGCGAGCGGTCCCAGCTCTGCGCGGCCGCGCAAGTCCACGGCGTAGGAATCCGCCGAGAACGAGTACACCAGGGAAACGGGGGAGCCGTCGGCCAGGGCGGCGATCAGCTCCACCTCGCGGCCCGATTCGCCGGGCTGAAGGCGCACGGTGTCGGGGGCGTCGGTCCGGAAGGTCAGATCGGTCAGGGAGGCCTCCCGGCCACCCGCGCGCAGTCCGAAAGCGACCAGCGGGGCGAGCGAATCGATCGCGAGCTCCACCGCGCCCTCGCGCGTGAACGACTCGTACTCCAGCAGCTCGGCGCCGACCAGGGCGCCGCCGGCGCTGCTCAGCCGGTAGCGGTAGAGCGGCGACTCGACGACCACGACGCGCGCCGGCGGCGCCGGCTCAACCCTCGCCAGCGTGTCGCCAGGCGGCGCGGAATCGACCGCCGCGAGCGGGTCAGCCGGAGCGGGCCCAGCAGCGGTGTCCAGCGCGCCGGGAAGAGTATCGGCCGTCGGCAGCGCGGCCGCGGCCGAATCCGGCAACGCGCCGGCGTCCCGCGGGGGTGGGGGCGGGGGCGGGAAAAGAATATTCGTCAGGACGATCACGCCCAGCATCAACGTGACCGCTAGAAAGATTCGCCAGGTTTCCATCGCCTCTCGGGTTCTTCGCGCTCAGGGCACGGGGTCGTAGCCGGATCCCCCGAAGGGGTGGCAGCGGCCGACCCTGCGAAGGGCCATCCAGCCGCCCCGGAGCGCCCCATGTCGTTCGATCGCGTCGTGCGCGTACTGCGAGCACGTAGGCT
This region of Gemmatimonadota bacterium genomic DNA includes:
- the yidD gene encoding membrane protein insertion efficiency factor YidD produces the protein MIRGYRKGLSPFLPPACRYQPTCSQYAHDAIERHGALRGGWMALRRVGRCHPFGGSGYDPVP